The following are from one region of the Chryseobacterium shigense genome:
- a CDS encoding DUF5687 family protein, which produces MFLKFLKLEFKSFFRGTSLGVNLAMKILRFIAILYFMACLAGGAFAAFFYVRDEMHQDPVKVVSKFLVIVWAADLILKYIWQEMPTQNIKPFLTQNIPKNTLVNYMLVKTFLSALSWLNSLFFITFSVIALFNGYSVIGILAWFIGISLLFYLNNFINILFNDKETIVIVIGCILAAVAGLGYYNIVPVLSYSEQFIDGFYHSPYFIAVPVILFSVLWIICFKHVRKEFYLDQGLEAKKQFGKTENIAFLNKYGVIGTFINNDIKMLRRNKVAKGILIGSFLFLFYGLLMYTSTTYKRPAMMMFMGLFVTGGFQFLFGQRVPAFDSSYYPLMMTLNVPYKEYLKAKWWLINIVTAASIIIALFYAYFGWEVYITFFAAGLYNIGVNSQLTLWSGAFNKNQIDLNSKEKRIGQKNSFNLKSMLLLIPKMLLPMGVFALTKYFFGITAGVVSIAVLGLAGFLFREKIFNIIVKQYKREKYSTLDAFKNKG; this is translated from the coding sequence ATGTTTCTAAAGTTCCTGAAGCTTGAATTCAAAAGCTTTTTCAGAGGCACTTCTTTAGGCGTGAATCTTGCCATGAAGATCCTTCGTTTTATAGCAATCCTCTATTTTATGGCATGTTTGGCAGGAGGTGCTTTTGCCGCGTTCTTCTATGTACGCGACGAGATGCATCAGGATCCTGTGAAAGTAGTTTCAAAATTCCTGGTTATCGTCTGGGCGGCAGATCTTATCCTGAAATACATCTGGCAGGAAATGCCCACCCAGAATATCAAACCGTTTCTTACTCAGAATATTCCGAAGAATACACTGGTGAATTATATGCTGGTGAAAACCTTTCTTTCCGCATTAAGCTGGCTGAATTCGCTGTTCTTTATTACATTTTCAGTCATTGCATTATTCAACGGGTACAGCGTTATAGGTATTCTTGCCTGGTTTATAGGAATTTCTCTGCTGTTTTATCTTAATAATTTTATCAATATCCTGTTTAATGACAAAGAAACTATTGTTATTGTCATAGGTTGTATATTGGCTGCGGTTGCCGGGCTTGGGTATTATAATATTGTACCGGTACTGTCTTACTCAGAGCAATTTATAGACGGGTTTTATCACAGTCCTTACTTCATTGCAGTTCCGGTTATCCTGTTTTCTGTGCTTTGGATAATCTGTTTCAAGCATGTACGTAAGGAATTTTACCTCGATCAGGGATTGGAAGCTAAAAAACAGTTCGGAAAAACAGAAAATATTGCTTTCCTGAATAAATACGGAGTAATAGGAACATTTATCAATAATGATATTAAAATGCTGAGGCGCAATAAAGTAGCAAAAGGAATCCTGATCGGAAGTTTCTTATTTCTTTTCTATGGATTGCTGATGTATACCTCTACAACATATAAAAGACCTGCGATGATGATGTTTATGGGACTCTTTGTAACAGGAGGTTTCCAGTTTCTTTTCGGGCAGAGGGTTCCTGCTTTCGACAGTTCCTATTACCCCCTGATGATGACACTGAATGTACCTTACAAAGAATATCTCAAAGCAAAATGGTGGCTGATTAATATCGTGACGGCGGCTTCAATTATTATAGCACTATTTTACGCTTATTTCGGCTGGGAAGTTTATATAACGTTTTTTGCAGCGGGATTATATAATATCGGGGTGAACTCACAACTTACACTTTGGTCGGGAGCATTTAACAAAAACCAGATTGATCTGAATTCAAAAGAAAAAAGAATAGGACAGAAAAACAGTTTTAATCTTAAATCCATGCTTCTTCTGATTCCGAAAATGTTACTTCCGATGGGTGTTTTTGCCCTTACGAAATACTTCTTTGGAATTACGGCCGGAGTTGTAAGTATTGCAGTTTTAGGACTTGCAGGGTTCCTGTTCAGGGAAAAAATATTCAATATCATCGTCAAACAATATAAAAGAGAAAAGTACAGTACGCTGGACGCATTTAAAAACAAAGGTTAA
- a CDS encoding outer membrane protein assembly factor BamD, with protein sequence MKKYILGLFAVAVVSSCVSQQEKAMKSADKNFILKAANENFAKKKWKNALALYDRLTNLVAGTDDFPNVGFNTAYANYYDKSYKLAGHQFKNFAVNFPKDPRAEEAAYMSALCYYEGSMDYNLDQSTTETAINELQDFLTNYPNSERSKNISQLIDELSYKLEFKAYENARQYFKMGEYKAANVAFENVLEDFPSTKLRPKIYDFIMKSRYELALKSVYDLKDERIESALAYTKLVERELPNTEYSKTATDLKAKLTKEKENFAVVKKQTEARITALTARQKKEADKLAEKNKADQQIKDQISNEKKAMQIQRDSAALQTPPPAATFKIQR encoded by the coding sequence ATGAAAAAATATATTTTAGGTCTTTTTGCAGTAGCGGTTGTTTCCTCATGCGTAAGCCAGCAGGAGAAAGCAATGAAGAGTGCGGACAAGAATTTTATCTTAAAGGCAGCTAACGAAAACTTTGCCAAAAAGAAGTGGAAGAACGCATTGGCTTTATATGACAGGCTTACTAACCTTGTAGCCGGAACAGATGATTTCCCTAATGTAGGTTTCAATACGGCTTATGCGAATTATTATGACAAAAGCTATAAACTGGCAGGGCATCAGTTTAAAAACTTTGCGGTAAACTTCCCTAAAGACCCGAGAGCAGAAGAAGCAGCCTATATGTCTGCATTATGCTACTATGAAGGTTCTATGGATTACAACCTGGACCAGTCTACCACAGAAACGGCGATTAATGAACTTCAGGATTTCCTGACCAATTATCCGAACTCTGAAAGATCTAAAAATATCAGTCAGCTAATTGATGAACTGTCTTATAAATTAGAATTCAAGGCATACGAAAATGCCAGACAGTATTTCAAAATGGGTGAGTACAAAGCAGCTAATGTGGCTTTTGAAAACGTACTGGAAGACTTTCCAAGTACGAAACTTCGTCCGAAGATCTATGATTTTATCATGAAATCCCGTTATGAGCTGGCTTTGAAATCTGTATATGATCTTAAAGATGAACGTATAGAAAGCGCTCTTGCCTATACAAAGCTTGTAGAAAGAGAACTTCCAAATACAGAATATTCTAAAACTGCAACCGATCTTAAAGCGAAGCTGACAAAAGAAAAAGAAAACTTTGCAGTCGTTAAAAAGCAGACAGAAGCAAGAATTACAGCATTAACGGCAAGACAGAAAAAAGAAGCTGATAAATTAGCTGAAAAGAATAAAGCTGACCAGCAGATCAAGGATCAGATCAGTAATGAAAAGAAAGCAATGCAGATCCAGAGGGATAGTGCAGCGCTTCAGACCCCTCCGCCGGCAGCCACTTTCAAAATTCAAAGATAA
- a CDS encoding ThiF family adenylyltransferase — translation MDKYWLERTELLIKEEGLEKLNKAKVLVIGLGGVGSFAAEFLARAGVGNMTIIDGDTVDITNINRQLPALHSTVGKHKVEVVAERLIDINPELNLTKINEFLNPERMDEVLDSDKFDYILDCIDSVTPKLCLIKAAKRRKIKLVSSMGAGGKTDPSKVMVRDISKTQNCFLARQIRKRLKKEKINKGFRCVFSNELQQEESLKMTDGANYKRSFYGTISYIPAIFGLYAAAEVINYLVKKD, via the coding sequence ATGGATAAGTATTGGCTGGAGAGAACGGAACTCCTGATCAAAGAAGAAGGACTGGAAAAGCTTAACAAGGCAAAGGTATTGGTAATAGGCTTAGGAGGTGTAGGCTCTTTTGCTGCAGAATTTTTAGCCAGAGCAGGTGTAGGAAATATGACGATTATAGATGGAGACACAGTGGACATCACCAATATCAACAGGCAGCTTCCTGCACTGCATTCCACGGTAGGAAAACACAAAGTGGAAGTGGTTGCTGAAAGGCTTATTGACATTAATCCTGAACTTAATCTCACCAAAATCAATGAATTCCTGAATCCGGAAAGAATGGACGAAGTTCTTGATTCCGATAAATTTGATTATATCCTGGACTGTATCGACAGCGTAACTCCAAAATTGTGTCTAATTAAAGCCGCCAAAAGAAGAAAAATAAAACTGGTAAGCTCTATGGGGGCCGGCGGAAAAACCGATCCCAGCAAAGTGATGGTAAGGGATATCAGCAAAACCCAGAACTGTTTTCTTGCCAGACAGATCAGAAAAAGACTTAAAAAGGAAAAGATCAATAAAGGTTTCAGATGTGTATTCTCTAATGAACTTCAGCAGGAGGAAAGCCTGAAAATGACGGACGGAGCAAATTATAAAAGGTCTTTCTACGGTACTATCAGCTATATTCCTGCAATCTTCGGATTGTATGCAGCTGCTGAAGTGATTAATTATTTAGTGAAAAAAGATTAA
- the coaBC gene encoding bifunctional phosphopantothenoylcysteine decarboxylase/phosphopantothenate--cysteine ligase CoaBC, giving the protein MSVSGKKILIAVSGGIAAYKIHFLIRDFVKKGAEIQVIMTPDAEQFVTRLSLSTLSKKPVYSDFYGDNGTWNSHVEMALWADVMIIAPCTANTLAKMTHGMCDNLVIATYMSAKCPVFIAPAMDLDMYAHPSTRQNIDLAEDYGHIIIPAETGELASGLIGQGRMAEPETIFKTVENFFTSKNQIRSLEGKTVLITAGPTYEAIDPVRFIGNHSSGKMGFSLAEEASKRGAKVILISGPSSQQTDDRNIQLHKVTSAKEMLNKVFEFYDRVDIGIASAAVADYAPKEVAKEKIKKNDDSLTIELVKNPDILKTMGEKKTHQFLVGFALETQNEEENAKGKLEKKNLDMIVLNSLRDEGAGFKNDTNKIRIFTKTEKKEFDLKSKDEVAADILDFVEAQLLK; this is encoded by the coding sequence ATGAGTGTTTCCGGTAAAAAGATACTTATCGCTGTTTCTGGAGGAATTGCAGCCTATAAAATTCATTTCCTGATCCGGGATTTTGTAAAGAAAGGAGCCGAAATTCAGGTAATTATGACCCCTGATGCAGAGCAGTTTGTAACCAGATTAAGCCTTTCAACCCTTTCTAAAAAACCTGTATATTCAGATTTTTATGGCGATAACGGAACATGGAACAGCCACGTGGAAATGGCTTTGTGGGCAGATGTAATGATTATAGCCCCATGTACAGCCAATACATTAGCCAAGATGACTCACGGAATGTGTGATAATCTGGTGATTGCCACTTATATGTCTGCGAAATGTCCTGTATTTATTGCTCCGGCAATGGACCTTGATATGTATGCCCATCCTTCCACCAGGCAGAATATTGATTTGGCAGAAGACTACGGACACATCATTATTCCCGCTGAAACCGGAGAGCTGGCCAGTGGACTGATCGGACAGGGAAGAATGGCAGAACCGGAGACGATTTTCAAAACCGTTGAAAACTTCTTTACGTCTAAAAATCAGATCAGAAGCCTTGAAGGAAAAACGGTTCTGATAACCGCTGGTCCTACTTATGAAGCTATTGATCCTGTAAGATTTATAGGAAACCATTCTTCCGGTAAAATGGGCTTTTCCCTGGCAGAAGAAGCCTCAAAAAGAGGAGCGAAAGTTATCCTGATCTCCGGGCCAAGCTCGCAGCAAACAGATGATAGAAATATCCAGCTTCATAAAGTAACCTCCGCCAAAGAGATGCTGAATAAAGTTTTTGAATTTTATGACCGCGTGGATATCGGTATTGCCAGTGCTGCCGTGGCAGACTATGCTCCTAAAGAAGTCGCAAAGGAGAAAATTAAAAAGAATGATGATAGTTTAACGATTGAACTGGTTAAAAATCCCGATATTCTTAAAACAATGGGCGAAAAGAAAACCCATCAGTTTCTCGTAGGTTTTGCACTGGAAACCCAGAATGAAGAAGAAAATGCCAAAGGAAAGCTGGAAAAGAAAAACCTGGATATGATCGTTCTGAATTCCCTCCGTGACGAAGGGGCGGGCTTTAAAAATGATACCAATAAAATCAGGATATTTACCAAAACAGAAAAAAAAGAATTTGACCTCAAATCTAAAGATGAAGTAGCTGCAGACATCCTGGATTTTGTTGAAGCTCAACTTTTAAAATAA
- a CDS encoding DNA-directed RNA polymerase subunit omega produces the protein MSVKDTKAEVNTITYDKDKIEDKVGSIYEAIVIMGKRAEQVNAEIRTELHNKLDEFAVHNSTLEEVFENREQIEISKHYEKLPKPTSIAIEEWLNEDIYFRKTEDRK, from the coding sequence ATGAGTGTAAAAGATACAAAAGCAGAAGTAAATACTATTACTTACGATAAAGACAAGATTGAAGATAAAGTAGGTTCAATCTATGAAGCTATTGTTATCATGGGAAAGAGAGCAGAGCAGGTTAATGCGGAGATCCGTACGGAGCTTCACAATAAATTAGACGAATTTGCTGTGCACAATTCTACATTGGAAGAAGTTTTCGAAAACAGAGAGCAGATTGAAATCTCCAAGCATTACGAAAAACTTCCTAAGCCTACTTCCATTGCTATCGAAGAATGGCTGAATGAAGATATCTATTTCAGAAAGACAGAAGACAGAAAATAA
- a CDS encoding TatD family hydrolase yields MDFFDFHHHKKNSLYGIYNVDFGAVPPDSLYSIGIHPKDIVIGSVDEQFNWLESNITENCLAIGECGLDSMVPISQNIQEQVFLRQILVSNEVKKPMIIHCVRKFYEVISFKKKAEQAVIIHGFNKKQRIAEDLQKNNFYLSFGKAVLYHLSLQDIVRNTPLDRMFLETDNENFNIEELYSKVSELKGISSEKLNEQILENLDTIKNG; encoded by the coding sequence ATGGATTTTTTTGATTTTCACCATCATAAGAAGAATAGCCTGTACGGGATCTATAATGTAGATTTTGGTGCCGTTCCGCCGGACTCCCTGTATTCTATAGGCATACATCCTAAAGATATTGTTATAGGTTCTGTAGACGAGCAATTCAATTGGCTGGAATCCAATATTACAGAAAACTGCCTGGCTATCGGTGAATGCGGCCTGGATTCCATGGTTCCAATATCTCAGAATATCCAGGAGCAGGTTTTCCTGAGACAAATCCTAGTTTCAAATGAGGTGAAAAAACCTATGATTATCCACTGTGTAAGAAAATTTTATGAAGTGATTTCTTTTAAAAAGAAAGCGGAACAGGCGGTTATCATTCATGGTTTTAATAAAAAGCAGCGCATTGCGGAAGACCTGCAGAAAAATAATTTTTATTTGAGTTTTGGAAAAGCTGTTTTGTATCATCTATCTTTGCAGGATATTGTAAGGAACACACCTTTAGACAGAATGTTTTTAGAAACTGACAATGAGAACTTTAACATTGAAGAATTATATTCAAAAGTTTCCGAGTTAAAGGGGATTTCTTCAGAAAAACTGAACGAACAGATTTTAGAAAATTTAGACACTATAAAGAATGGATAA
- a CDS encoding DUF4835 family protein, which translates to MKKIISLFLLLFIYNLSFSQELLATVQINSQQLGGSNQQAYKALEKSLRDFINNTSWTGKKLQNFEKVKCNFAVVISERDGNRFKGSIVIQAVRPVYNTSYESPLINLQDQRFAFEYIENENLVFNERQFSGKNLIDVISFYVYVILGYDADSFQSMGGTQWFAKAQQIAQNSQNRNYEGWNVINEPRSRTILINEIINPNWSQLRSTMYTYHRAGLDNLFNQDQTAAKKVIFDALLQLKRYENSFQQSYYFNLFLDNKSDEIFNVFNSGNNGGIVMNDLKQLMMTLSPKNSESKWSKWK; encoded by the coding sequence ATGAAAAAAATCATAAGCCTATTCTTGCTGCTTTTTATATACAACCTGAGTTTTTCCCAGGAACTGCTTGCTACCGTGCAGATCAACTCCCAGCAGTTGGGGGGAAGTAACCAGCAGGCCTATAAAGCGCTGGAAAAGAGTCTCAGGGACTTTATCAATAATACCAGCTGGACAGGGAAAAAACTTCAGAATTTTGAGAAGGTCAAATGTAATTTTGCAGTCGTTATTTCTGAAAGAGACGGAAACAGATTCAAAGGAAGCATTGTAATACAGGCTGTACGTCCGGTGTACAATACCAGTTACGAATCTCCGCTGATTAACCTTCAGGATCAGAGATTTGCCTTTGAATATATAGAGAACGAGAATCTCGTTTTCAATGAAAGACAGTTCTCAGGGAAGAACCTGATTGATGTGATAAGCTTTTATGTGTACGTTATTCTGGGGTATGATGCAGACAGCTTCCAGTCTATGGGCGGAACACAGTGGTTTGCAAAAGCCCAGCAGATTGCACAAAACTCCCAGAACAGAAACTATGAAGGCTGGAATGTCATTAATGAGCCCCGAAGCCGTACCATACTGATCAATGAGATCATCAACCCGAACTGGAGCCAGTTGCGTTCCACAATGTATACCTATCACAGAGCGGGACTGGATAATTTATTCAATCAGGATCAGACTGCCGCAAAAAAAGTAATTTTTGATGCTTTATTGCAGTTAAAAAGATATGAAAACTCATTCCAGCAATCTTATTATTTCAATCTGTTTCTGGATAATAAAAGTGACGAAATCTTCAATGTTTTCAATTCCGGGAACAACGGAGGTATTGTTATGAACGACCTTAAACAGCTGATGATGACTCTTTCTCCGAAAAATTCTGAGAGCAAATGGAGTAAATGGAAATAA
- a CDS encoding DNA repair protein RecN has product MLSRIYIKNFALIDTLEVSLHNGLQVITGETGAGKSIILGALRLILGERADVKSISSAEEKSIVETEFALNNQFKKFFIENDLDYEHQTIIRREILPSGKSRAFINDVPVTLDVLKELSSQLIDIHSQFETSNLFTPEYQFKIIDGLSENKKAIEDYQNEFSDFQSLKIQLKKLQTQLSENRKESDYKEFLLNELEELKLDDVDYEDLQNQLSIQENAEMISENLVQILSRFHQEEVGILSFFNEAKNKLSKISEVSNSFSELDERLETSFVEIKDIISELENEAGKIEINPASLAILVDLNNKINSLFLKHNVSDINELKELRDQLAGEQKGASELEDHIAEIQDTISKKEKILQSLAEKLSKNRKKSVPLFVKKAEGLLKKLGLEKARVDIELQDTQEFNAFGKENIQLLFQANSGFPLKPIQTAISGGERSRVMLAVKKIIAESDELPTLILDEIDTGVSGKVAEEIGNLMREMATDMQLIVISHLAQVAAKGNDNYKVVKRDISGKTQSTIIPLNTEEKLNEIAQLLSGSKITEAALAQAKELIG; this is encoded by the coding sequence ATGCTTTCGAGAATTTATATTAAAAATTTTGCCCTGATTGATACCCTGGAAGTATCATTACATAACGGTTTGCAGGTGATCACCGGAGAAACAGGAGCAGGGAAATCTATTATTTTAGGTGCTTTGAGGCTGATCTTGGGTGAAAGGGCAGATGTAAAATCTATTTCCAGTGCAGAAGAAAAAAGCATTGTGGAAACCGAGTTTGCTTTGAATAACCAGTTCAAGAAATTCTTCATTGAAAATGATCTGGATTATGAACACCAGACTATCATCAGACGAGAAATACTTCCTTCAGGAAAATCCAGGGCTTTTATTAACGATGTACCTGTAACGCTTGATGTTCTTAAAGAGCTGTCTTCACAGCTGATTGATATCCATTCCCAGTTTGAAACGTCCAATCTCTTTACACCGGAATACCAGTTTAAAATTATTGACGGACTTTCCGAAAATAAAAAAGCAATAGAAGACTATCAGAATGAATTTTCAGATTTCCAGAGCTTAAAAATACAGCTAAAAAAACTTCAGACCCAACTTTCCGAAAACAGAAAAGAAAGCGATTACAAAGAATTTCTGCTGAACGAACTGGAAGAGCTGAAACTGGATGATGTAGATTATGAAGATCTGCAGAACCAGCTTTCCATTCAGGAAAATGCAGAAATGATCTCCGAAAATCTTGTGCAGATCCTTTCAAGATTCCACCAGGAAGAAGTTGGGATTCTGTCCTTTTTTAATGAAGCTAAAAATAAACTGTCAAAAATATCAGAAGTTTCAAACAGCTTTTCCGAACTTGATGAAAGGCTGGAAACCTCTTTTGTAGAAATAAAAGACATTATTTCCGAGCTTGAAAACGAAGCCGGGAAAATAGAGATCAACCCCGCAAGCCTTGCCATTCTTGTTGATCTTAATAATAAAATCAATTCCCTGTTTCTGAAGCATAACGTTTCGGACATCAATGAACTGAAAGAGCTCAGAGACCAGCTTGCAGGAGAGCAGAAAGGAGCCTCTGAACTTGAAGATCATATTGCAGAAATTCAGGATACTATCTCTAAAAAAGAAAAAATACTTCAGTCTCTTGCGGAAAAACTTTCCAAGAACAGGAAGAAATCAGTTCCTCTCTTTGTAAAAAAAGCGGAAGGACTTCTTAAAAAGCTCGGCCTCGAAAAAGCCAGAGTGGATATTGAACTTCAGGATACACAGGAGTTTAACGCATTCGGGAAAGAAAATATCCAGCTGCTTTTCCAGGCCAATTCCGGTTTCCCTTTAAAGCCTATCCAGACAGCTATTTCCGGTGGTGAAAGATCCAGGGTAATGCTTGCCGTGAAAAAGATCATTGCCGAAAGTGATGAGCTTCCAACCCTTATTCTGGATGAGATTGATACCGGAGTTTCAGGAAAAGTAGCAGAAGAGATCGGAAACCTGATGAGAGAAATGGCTACGGATATGCAGCTTATTGTTATTTCCCACCTGGCACAGGTTGCCGCGAAAGGAAATGATAATTACAAAGTTGTAAAACGCGATATTTCCGGGAAAACGCAGTCTACCATTATTCCTCTGAATACCGAAGAAAAACTGAATGAAATTGCCCAGCTTCTCTCAGGAAGTAAAATCACCGAAGCAGCACTGGCACAGGCGAAAGAATTAATAGGCTAA
- a CDS encoding serine hydrolase produces MKPYFLFIIFTAFSFLGYGQKSKQINSIDNYIQNVIKMNEIPGLALGIVKNNQIIFEKYYGVEDLDSPKKVDKNSMFRIYSTTKLISNVAVFQLIENGKISLEDSISMYLENLPTEWQNVKIKNLLSHSSGIPDFIQYNDISTLGSNQKIIDRLAKEKMEFETGNEYRYNQTNYWLLAMIVEKITQQSFEDFILKNQFSDAQNQAILSSNSLEKIPNRVQKYNRYDDATKKYTRDLTDEGKRSVAANGLAITLPAFLKWSIHFSKNDFLKSETKRMMWKPFEYKNRTDFFGYGWEISRVNNIYSYGFSGGNVSAFKIFPDNDLTIIIMYNGNKSFPVQYQAINHIAGLIDPKLRDPYLFTEEAITSGNLIHSNAKKETYGYRIENGTIIFSYQLPGSLKTSEINSFSVAGSFNNWNPENQSYQMAAKKGNTFELALPESQFEKGKTYLFKFVMNKTGWLPTPNNVINTDGTPDNNLTLRID; encoded by the coding sequence ATGAAGCCATATTTTCTATTCATCATATTTACTGCCTTTTCATTTTTAGGATATGGCCAAAAATCAAAACAAATAAATTCAATTGATAATTATATTCAAAATGTTATCAAAATGAACGAAATTCCTGGTTTAGCTTTAGGAATAGTAAAAAACAATCAGATAATATTTGAAAAATATTACGGTGTTGAGGATTTGGACAGCCCTAAAAAGGTTGATAAAAATTCAATGTTCAGGATTTATTCCACCACCAAACTGATTTCCAATGTTGCCGTTTTTCAACTTATTGAAAATGGGAAAATATCTTTGGAGGACAGCATCTCAATGTATTTGGAAAATTTGCCAACAGAGTGGCAAAATGTCAAGATAAAAAACCTTTTATCCCATTCTTCAGGAATCCCCGATTTCATTCAATATAATGACATCTCAACTCTTGGAAGTAACCAGAAAATCATTGACCGTTTGGCAAAAGAAAAAATGGAATTTGAAACGGGTAATGAATACCGCTATAATCAAACAAACTATTGGCTATTGGCAATGATTGTCGAAAAGATCACCCAACAATCTTTTGAAGATTTTATTTTGAAAAATCAATTTTCAGATGCTCAGAACCAGGCAATTCTTTCTTCAAATTCTCTGGAAAAAATTCCTAATCGTGTTCAGAAATATAACCGTTATGATGATGCCACAAAAAAATACACAAGAGATTTGACGGATGAAGGCAAAAGATCGGTTGCAGCCAATGGATTGGCTATAACCTTGCCTGCTTTTTTGAAATGGAGTATTCATTTCAGCAAAAATGATTTTCTGAAATCTGAAACAAAAAGAATGATGTGGAAACCATTTGAGTATAAAAACAGGACTGATTTTTTCGGATATGGCTGGGAAATTTCAAGGGTGAATAATATATATTCTTATGGGTTTTCAGGCGGAAATGTAAGTGCTTTTAAAATATTTCCTGATAATGACTTAACCATTATTATCATGTATAATGGTAATAAATCGTTTCCTGTACAATATCAGGCAATCAATCACATTGCCGGGTTAATTGATCCTAAACTGCGGGACCCTTACCTGTTTACCGAAGAAGCAATCACCTCCGGAAACCTGATTCACTCCAACGCAAAAAAAGAAACGTATGGATATAGAATTGAAAATGGTACAATTATTTTTTCCTATCAATTACCTGGTTCTTTAAAAACCAGTGAGATTAACAGTTTTTCGGTTGCGGGCTCATTCAATAACTGGAATCCGGAAAACCAGTCCTATCAAATGGCTGCGAAAAAAGGAAATACTTTTGAACTGGCATTGCCTGAATCACAATTCGAAAAAGGGAAAACATACTTATTTAAATTTGTGATGAACAAAACAGGCTGGCTTCCAACACCCAATAATGTTATTAATACGGACGGGACACCTGATAATAATCTTACATTAAGAATAGACTAA
- a CDS encoding TetR/AcrR family transcriptional regulator, whose translation MRKKFTEKQIHILDIAEELIAKKGYEGTSVRDICSKANINVAMISYYFGSKEKMMSYLYQYRVLKTRENFSEFADTIKDGKPEMQLREIIKYIVSQLFKYNYFHGFVTQELRHTENLKDELLDFYQLFVKKLDDVIKKGVASGIFTFTPKPEDILTMILGSTLFVIRNKNFYELYVPSKNEEAYTKEAEKKVRMNLLVSVFAILGYAAD comes from the coding sequence ATGAGAAAAAAATTTACAGAAAAACAGATCCATATTTTGGATATTGCTGAGGAGCTTATTGCCAAAAAAGGGTACGAAGGTACCTCAGTAAGAGATATCTGCTCCAAGGCAAACATTAATGTAGCGATGATTTCCTATTATTTCGGTTCCAAGGAAAAAATGATGTCGTATCTATATCAGTACCGCGTACTGAAAACAAGAGAAAACTTTTCCGAATTTGCAGATACTATTAAGGATGGTAAGCCGGAAATGCAGCTTAGGGAAATTATAAAATACATTGTCTCTCAGTTATTCAAATACAATTATTTCCACGGATTCGTAACGCAGGAGCTGAGGCATACGGAAAACTTGAAAGATGAGCTTCTGGACTTCTATCAGCTGTTTGTGAAGAAGCTGGATGATGTAATTAAAAAAGGAGTCGCCTCCGGAATATTTACCTTTACCCCCAAACCCGAAGACATCCTTACCATGATTCTCGGTTCCACATTATTCGTTATCAGGAATAAAAATTTCTATGAGCTGTATGTGCCCAGCAAAAATGAGGAAGCATATACCAAAGAAGCCGAGAAAAAAGTAAGAATGAATCTTTTGGTGAGCGTTTTTGCGATTTTGGGATACGCTGCAGACTAA
- the rnpA gene encoding ribonuclease P protein component gives MQNFKYSREEKLKKNTEIALLFEKGKWRTCGNLRIIILKDKPNLTVETHKFGVSVSKRYFKKAVHRNRLKRLLRECFRLNKDLFKEAFGGKTLAMLFWVSPEMPAKFQDVEEQFIKLCQMQKRP, from the coding sequence ATGCAGAATTTCAAATACTCCAGGGAAGAAAAACTCAAAAAAAATACTGAGATTGCTTTACTTTTTGAGAAAGGTAAATGGAGAACCTGCGGAAACCTGAGAATCATTATCCTGAAAGACAAACCTAATTTAACTGTAGAAACACATAAGTTTGGAGTTTCTGTTTCTAAGCGATATTTTAAAAAAGCAGTACACAGAAACCGCCTGAAAAGACTTTTAAGGGAGTGTTTCCGTCTGAATAAGGATCTGTTTAAAGAAGCTTTTGGGGGAAAAACACTGGCCATGCTGTTTTGGGTTTCTCCTGAAATGCCTGCTAAGTTCCAGGACGTGGAAGAGCAGTTTATTAAACTCTGCCAGATGCAGAAAAGACCTTAA